A genomic segment from Dioscorea cayenensis subsp. rotundata cultivar TDr96_F1 unplaced genomic scaffold, TDr96_F1_v2_PseudoChromosome.rev07_lg8_w22 25.fasta BLBR01001757.1, whole genome shotgun sequence encodes:
- the LOC120256962 gene encoding uncharacterized protein LOC120256962 codes for MKIAYAYTSKEFDDAVRELTCLSPDAHSWLMNKSDVNHWSNFLFKGLRWCEMYSNMAESFNAWIKEAWHLPTTSMVDSIRFKLMNMLAERREQSNRWDTHLYPEIRKKVDQMVDDSRFLIVGRPTEETYEVIDNKNNAANLQSRQCSCRRWEVHGLPCKHACVAIMQIDTNVYSYVDDYFTVEWYHRAYANPISPVPDNDKPSDDNHQLRLRPPISKKRLSRPRRKRIESQAFDVHELHYSRCHESGHYRRSLPYIILSTSSATALSDSCAVTAG; via the exons TATCGCCCGACGCACACTCTTGGTTGATGAATAAGTCCGACGTTAATCATTGGTcgaactttttatttaaaggaTTGCGATGGTGCGAGATGTATTCCAATATGGCAGAATCCTTCAATGCTTGGATTAAAGAGGCATGGCATCTACCAACAACAAGCATGGTTGATTCTATCAG gtttaaacttatgaatatgttAGCCGAAAGACGAGAACAATCCAACAGGTGGGATACACACCTATATCCTGAAATACGGAAAAAGGTTGATCAAATGGTTGATGATAGTCGTTTCCTCATAGTAGGGCGGCCTACCGAAGAGACATACGAAGTCATTGACAATAAAAACAATGCAGCTAACCTCCAGTCTCGTCAGTGTTCATGTAGGAGGTGGGAAGTACATGGCCTACCATGCAAGCATGCCTGTGTCGCGATTATGCAAATAGACACGAATGTCTATTCTTATGTCGATGATTACTTCACAGTGGAATGGTATCATCGGGCGTATGCGAATCCAATATCCCCTGTTCCTGACAATGACAAACCATCTGACGACAACCATCAACTACGACTTAGGCCACCAATATCAAAGAAACGGCTAAGTCGTCCAAGGAGGAAGAGAATAGAGTCACAAGCCTTTGATGTCCATGAATTACACTATAGCCGGTGCCACGAAAGTGGTCATTATCGGCGATCAT TACCTTATATAATTTTGTCAACATCATCAGCCACAGCATTGTCAGATTCCTGCGCAGTTACAGCTGGATAA